The Arachis ipaensis cultivar K30076 chromosome B10, Araip1.1, whole genome shotgun sequence DNA window ATTTGGAACATCGACCTGGTGCCTTCACACCAGTTGCATAGCCACCTTGGCTATAAGTATATGGTTGATTAAAAGTTATCCAATGTTTCACTTTATCTCCAAATGCTTTGAAGCAAACATCCACATAATCTTGATAATCATTTCTagaataataatgataattaGTCATATTATGAGTCAAATAAATCTGCATAGTATATAGTATCTTTGATTCTTTGTGAATGTTGAAACTTTACAGTACTCACACAATGCGAGGACTTAAGAAGCCACCATACTCATCCTCCAAAGCTTGTGGAAGATCCCAATGGAAAAGAGTAACAAATGGTTTTATGCCtgcaaaagagaaagaaaactgtTAGGGAAAATTAAAAACAAGTTGGAtggaattattttgatgatgaccTTTAGAGAGTAGCTCATTGAAGAGGCTGTTGTAATGATCAATTCCTTGTTGGTTTATGCCTCCACTAAGCTTTCCTTCTGTTTGTGGCAAATGTGAAATGGTTAATCAATGCAAAAGAGTAATTAATTACTtattaattaactaactaaataaaTGTCAGGTATTTATCAATGGGTGAAAACTCATGTGCAGTTAACTTTATgtgaaattaaagttaaatgatttgacaggtttgactaaattttcatctaatgacTCTAAACTATCaactaggggtgagcacgggtcggtttggttcgggtttatggtaaaattagaaccgaaccaATCAAAATGtgattggttcggtttggttcggatttgtattttttttatatatgtacccgaaccaaaccaaaccgattaagaacggattggttagGTTTCGCACCTCCAaaaccgatacccgaaccaatcactaacaaaagtcatcggtttggttcggattgGATCCAATTACCCGTtggtttcagaaccaatttaattggttcggttcgggttcGGACGGGTAATTGGATACCCGCTATCCGTGCTTACCCctactatcaacttcacatgaaattaACTGTGATGACTCACTTGGGAGTATCCTAGGCCAAGAAATGGATAATCTGTAAGCATCTAGATTCAAATCCTTCATGATCCCAACATCTTCCTTATAGTGGTGATATTGGTCATTTGCAACATCTCCATTGCTTCTATCTTCTATCTTTTCTGCATGTTGTTTCCACAGTAAATTAATTATATACTTAGTAAAGtaattaaatatgtaaaattacAGATTATTAAACATGTAACGTTGTCCTTTTTCATTGAATAGGAAAGAAGAAAATCTAGTAATGAATAGAGAGAGAAACAGAGTTGTTAAATTACCTGGATATTTATGGGTGAAGGTATCCCAAATACTTAAGCCTTTACCACCTTCAAAAGCAGCACCTTCATACTGTAAAATATaaggttattattattattattattatgagtaACTTAATTGGACAACATTACTTGTAATTTAGAACATTTGAGACTATTGTTTTTGGAGGAATTTAATTACTTGTTGGAAAAAGGCACAATATATAGATAGCTAACTTAACTATTGAACCATAACTACACATTTcaataaattacaaaaatgatCTGACTTGGCATTATTTGAGTTAACTAAATATGAATTTTGATCCCATAAGAACCTGGTAGGATGCAGATGAAGCTCCAAAGATGAAACCTGGTGGGAAGCTGCTTCTGTTGAGTGAAGAAACATCAAGAATGGGGGAAACCGGTGGAGCTACTTTTGCAGTAGAAGATGAAGTGGTTAAAAGAGCAAAGAAGACAACAAGTAAAACGTTGTCCAATTCCATAACTATGTATGTGTGTGATTATTAAGCCTCTACCTTTATATAATCAACAATGGAAGTGGTGGATCACCCTCGTCACCAGCCTAGAAGTGAGTGACGTCGGCTCATGAACTAGCTCGAGTTAGACtcgttaatagctcgataagctGAACTCGTGAGTCGGTGAGGTTGAAattaagttcataaattaaatgagccgagaagctcagctcattagcttGTGAGTAaacttgattatatatatataatattaaaagtgtagattaaatacatataagatatgtgtattaataatatatatatatatatatatatatatatatgtttttaattatttaaaattttatagtaaTNNNNNNNNNNNNCTTAATGACATCAAAACTAAAAACAGGtcttatcaaaaaaaaaaaatacaaatatatagAAAAGTGAAAAATACAATAATCCACTTTTATACTTCAATTCCATACACAGAGATTTATATAATTTACATCAAACTATATTTAATCCATCTATTATCAAGTGAGAAAAGCCTTAAGACAATGTAGTATAACTAATTGAATTAGTTCATCATTATAATTGAATTAGCTCATGTTGTTAAGGATTATTAGTGCCCCACGTTATCATAAAAAAATCCTTAAAAAGCCAAACAAATTGCTCCAGCTGTTCGTTCACATTTATGGAACTTGGAAGAGTACCAgggtctatatatatatatcagcttttctttttcaataatttaTGTGATTCACGCTGCTTGGagaatcttttcttaattattataaTACTGTATTCGATGTCAAACTTTATGTGATTCACGTTTACTTTCATTTGGTGCACTTTTATATATTCTGTTTTTTAGTGAAGTTGAAATTATTTACATTCATAACCAAAGGAGAATGCAGATGTTCTTCCATGGATACAATTTTAACATTTCTACACTTTTAGATACTTACGTTAAAAAATGTGAAACTTATCAAATTTATTTAAGATATACtttgatattattatttttgtgagtatatatgtatataaatagttAGAATTTCATTCATGTGGTGATGGACTGGTGGTAACCCACATCTACATTATGTTGGAAAATATCAATCTACATATGCTCAGCATGTATACTCAAAATGGGCTTTAAATTAaccaataatatatattaaaatataaatatacattaaaaatgaaGTTAAATACGATTTTCATTTCTAAGATATAGGTcgaaagttttttttattttcaacttTTGTTTACATACAAAATTGtctctaaaatttaaaatcaagTTTTAAAATTGTCATTTTTACTTAAACATtaaaattttggaccaaattacccataacaaaaaaattataaaataaaagataaaaaaagagaatatttctattcctaaggaagaagaagaagaagctatccataatttaCATCTGTCTTTACTTCTGCCGCCACCTCGGTACAATTTTGATCCCAAAGGTAAGGACGATTTCAAAATCAAGTTAAATTTTAAGGACAATTAGTTTGTTATGGTATTTTTTATTATATCCATATATATAAATTCATGGTTAAAATTTCTTCCTCCGTTTTTGTGTactaaaaatcaaaattatttatttttaccagATTGAATGAAGAGTGATCAATAACAGCTTATATCAAAGAATTTTATATCTATAGCTATAGTTTCAATATATATATTGAATAGGAGGATCTTACTCAATGGATTATCGTACTAATAATTGCTTTACTTTGTAGGCTTTGAAGTTTTACTTTTCTATGTGTATCGTTAGTTTGTACCCATTTGTCTTTTATATGTGTATTTTAGTTTAATCTTTTTTGAATTAAAAGTTTAATTCCGTCTATATATAACACTACTGTTAGAATGTTAGTTTATTGGAATATCATACTAATTGCGTTACAACaacaagaataataataaataaacaaattgaAAAGATACATCTACATATCACTAGAATTATGATATATAGTCATTCAAGGTTTACATAATATTATTTATTGGAATCACTAGAATTGTAATGTAAGTCTAatattatagaaaatattttaagtgCACCGAAAATATCAGTACtctagttgttttaaccgttgatctaaattataaaaaatatatataatatatattaattgaaatcaacggttaaaataactgaTGCACCGGTACTCTccggtgcacttgaaatgtttccaaTATTATATTTTGTGAGAAAGTTCTTGAACCATTTTGCAGACAGTTTATAATGTCTTTTCGAACCATTATTATAATCCACAAAAATTGATCCAAATCTTGATGTGTATCCTGAATTCCATTCAAAGTTGTCCAATAATGACCATGCAAAATATCCTTTCACATTTACACCAtcccttgaaaaaaaaaattgaaaacaaaattagagaattttaaaaggaaattaatgaaggttgaataattaattatatgtatAAGAAGCTACTAACCTTATTGCAGAGTTGACATAAAATAGATGATCACGATAATAATCAATTCTAAAAGTATCATTAAGAGCTTGTTCAAGTGATAGTGTTGGATCATTGAACTCATCTACTCCTATAAATTAATTAAGTGACCAAAACAattaagaatgaaaaaaaaaagataattttttaaagTAACAAaaatatgagtttttttttttttatcttaccaTTTTCAGTGATATAAATCAAAGGGTTGTTATATTTTTCCTTGGTGTAAAGTAATAGTTGTTGAATTCCCTTTGGATATACATATAACCATTTGGAAGCAGCCtacaaaaattataaatatatataatgctaggtataattaataaaaattaaataaataaataattaataaaaaataaataaaataaattatttttgaataatttatttttgttataaaatattttgGCATTAGTAAACTGCACATATATGGTAAGTAAATAGATATGAAAAAATGTTTGCTTACTTGTAAGATTGGCATGAGAATCAGTGATGAAATTGGGTTTGGCATTTGTGAGGTCAAGTGAGTAAGCAGCATAGTAAGTGGTATAATAATTGATCCCAATAAAATCATATGAACCTTTGACTATTTGAACTTCCTCTGCTGAGAATTTAGGCAATCTACTCCCAACTAAGGATCTCATGCTTTCAGGATAATCCCCTTTTGTTAATGGATCTATAAACCtgtcataaaaaaatcaaaatgtagTTAAtcgattaaaaaattataatcatattttagttaataaaaatcaaatttagaaaaccaaattataacttattaaccaaaatcaaaactaaatttaaaaaattttaatttcaatgttttagattaaaataatttaaaaaatggttTTGTTTAacatagtttttatttttataaccggttaaaaattaatttttaaattttataatcggttaataactaattttattatataaaactaatttaattaattaactaaaattaaatttttaattaacaaaaaacaGGTTTAATTTTTAGATTAACCAAACTATATATTGTCCTAGTATATAGCAATATTTGCATAAAAACAACCTAAGATAGAGGAATAAAAAGCACccatatttgtttatttattcagAACCCACCCTCTTTTTAGAGGCTTAGTAGGGACAAACAGGCTCTGGAAATGAACTAATTAATAAGTATATTTACTTAATTAAACCAATAAATGAACTAATCACTAAATACATGATTactaaattcaattcaattcaaataatTATTGGCTCTAGAAAACGATTAAATTTTTCATGTAAAGTTTATTAATAAGgatatttagttatttaccatCCAAACATAAAGTCAATTGCTCTCTGGGCAGCATCTTGGTCAAGTGTGTTATTTGAAGTTGGTAGAAACCAATTAGACACCAAAGTTATGCCTATGACTCCCTTTTGAGATTCCTGCTTAtgtacaaataaataataaaaatacaataaaattatttattttaaaaatataaactaataaaaagatATACTTAAATCTCTAACACGTTCTTTTATAAGAGGGcctattttttttaatctatatCAATTTtttggataatttttttatttgtcttatattaaaattttttttgagatTAACAAAAACCAAAGTTTAAATATTTTGACGATAGAAATGCTGATATCATATTATAAAATTAAGGAGATATATGAATAGTTATAACCAtaacaaataataattattatttgatcTTAATTGGTTGAATATTAAATCAGCGGTGATGATATATAATCAAATTATTTTAGTAACTAAGTTGGTCTAATAAATTATTGCTATAATAAAAATCAATTCAAGAAAAGAAAGAGAcacataagaagaagaagaaaaacaactTAGTTAAATTGGTAGCTATTTAGATAAAGACgtttaaaatgattttttttttaaatattttttagtaattaaaattcaatatatataatcaattaaattgtattctttttatcaaaattagattAGATAAATTGATTTGGCCGAAAAATTAATAAATCAAACATTGAATGAGCTAAACCTCAAAGTGATTCCTGAGATTCACGATTTGCACCAATTTAGTCCCTAACTTACCAATTGCACCATTTATGTCTCCGACTTTGTTAAAATTGTACCAGAGTCGTCCCTCCCCACATCTCCGGCCAAATTGACTACCGCCGGCAGTGACATGGCGCTGAGATGCCACGCTGGATGCCACGCTGGATCACTTTTTGGCGCTAAAAATATGGATGGATGGAACGACGTCGTTTGATATACGTTTAGAAACAAAACCCAAATGGTGCAATTGGTAAGTTAGGGACTAAATTGGTGCAAATCGTGAATCTCAGAGATCACTTTGGGATTTAACTCAATATTGAATcggtataaattaatatttttttttataaaaaatgactaaaatactcttattataaatattttataattttaaactcTAAATCCTAACCCTATGGCGACatagagagaagaaaaaaattggaatttagaattttcaaaattatataataataataatagtatttTNNNNNNNNNNNNNNNGTATAATTTActgattttttaattaaattaatttgtttaatctaattttaacaaaaataatactaTTTAATCATtatatgtattgaattttaattactaaaaaatatctttaaaaaacaCGTTTTAAACATGTTTACGCGAGTAACTCCCAGTTAAATTtgtttacaaaaataacttgttcACGTATGGTTTCTCTACATAATAGAGTACCTGATATTTTGTCTTGTAGAGTTGCACAGCAGAAGCATGAGAAAGAAGTTGATAATGTGAAACCAAATAGGGTTCAGTAGCAGAATCACCAGCACCACAATTTGGATTCACCCATTTTGAACATCTACCAGGTGCATACATACCCCTTCCATACCCACCTTGGCTATATGACCATGGTTCATTCAATGTTATCCAATGCTTCACTCTATCTCCAAATTCCTTAAAGCAAACCTCCGCATAATCTCGAAAATCATCTCTAAAaacaaattataataattatataatacCTTGCTTTATTATTTTGGgtgaaaattattttattttttaattatagcaCTTACATAATGTTAGGACTTAAGAAGCCACCATACTCGTCTTCCAATGCTTGGGGAAGATCCCAATGAAAAAGAGTTACAAATGGTTTTAGACCTGCATAAATATAATTTCATTGAGATTATTATTCATAGATATATATATTGAtcgttacaaaaataaaaaatgtaaggATCCATGTGTAAAACCTTGAGTATAATAATTAGAACAGTTAAAAAAAGATCAAATATTTGTTAATTTTGTCTTTAGAAAATGATTTAATTACTCTTTCGTTTCTTATAGTtttatcgaatttttaattaagtttttatatatttttttaattagatccttATATCATATcagattttataattaagtctCTATCGTGACAAAAACGTTGAAATTAATGGAATATTTTGTTAAACTATATAGAATATTTAGTAAAGTGTTAGGCATATTCGTTTTGTTTAACGGAACATTCCGTTAATTGCAATATTTTTTTCACGGTAAGGATTTagttacaaaatctgatatgatATAGAGactcaataaaaaaaaagtatacagacctaattgaaaattcaataAAACTATAGAGACtgacagaataattaaatcttaaAAAATTAAATGTGATAAATTGATTCCTAAAAAAATATAATGATGAATCAAATTATTTCTTCTACTAATTAAATGATAGTATATTGTAAAATGATTATTTCACATAGTAAgtgatgaaaaaaataatttaattcatAATTGTATTTTTCAAAcaccaattaaaaatatttaatattttaaaaactaaattaatacACATTATTATTTAATCTTTGAGTAAAGGACTATTTTGATATTAACCCTAAAAAACTGTGCTTATTCTAACCATTTGATAGTAACTCATCAATGAGATTGTTGTAATATTTGATTCCTTCTTGATTTATGCCTCCACTAAGCTTTCCTTCTGTTCACatcaaatttatttaaaatagttaataacaTGAAAGATCTAATCAAGCCAAATGAAAGTAGCTAACCATTTATTATTACTTACTTGGGAGTATTCTCGACCAAGAGATAGAGAATCTGTAAGCATCTAAATTCATATCCTTCATTATCCCAACATCTTcctgtgtatatatatatg harbors:
- the LOC107621308 gene encoding beta-glucosidase 12-like, which produces MESNNKKGILVLVSLSFFALIITSSSANKEASPILDVSSLNRSSFPKDFIFGTASSSYQYEGAAKEGGRGESIWDTYTHKYPERIKDRSNGDVAIDEYHRYKEDVGIMKDMNLDAYRFSISWSRILPKGKLSGGINQEGIKYYNNLIDELLSNGLKPFVTLFHWDLPQALEDEYGGFLSPNIIDDFRDYAEVCFKEFGDRVKHWITLNEPWSYSQGGYGRGMYAPGRCSKWVNPNCGAGDSATEPYLVSHYQLLSHASAVQLYKTKYQESQKGVIGITLVSNWFLPTSNNTLDQDAAQRAIDFMFGWFIDPLTKGDYPESMRSLVGSRLPKFSAEEVQIVKGSYDFIGINYYTTYYAAYSLDLTNAKPNFITDSHANLTSKQTFFHIYLLTIYAASKWLYVYPKGIQQLLLYTKEKYNNPLIYITENGVDEFNDPTLSLEQALNDTFRIDYYRDHLFYVNSAIRDGVNVKGYFAWSLLDNFEWNSGYTSRFGSIFVDYNNGSKRHYKLSAKWFKNFLTKYNIGNISSAPESTGASVILTVDFN